One segment of Meriones unguiculatus strain TT.TT164.6M chromosome 3, Bangor_MerUng_6.1, whole genome shotgun sequence DNA contains the following:
- the Prlr gene encoding prolactin receptor isoform X1: protein MKENMPSALALILLFLNISLLNGQSPPGKPEIHKCRSPDKETFTCWWKPGTDGGLPTNYSLTYSKEGEKTTYECPDYKTSGPNSCFFSKQYTSIWKIYVITVNATNQMGSSASDPLYVDVTYIVEPEPPRNLTLEVKQLKDKKMYLWIKWSPPSITDVKTGWFTMEYEIRLKSEEADEWETHFTGQQTHFKVFDLYPGQKYFVQTRCKPDHGYWSRWGQENSIEIPNDFTLKDTTVWIIVAILSAVICLIMVWAVALKGYSMMTCIFPPVPGPKIKGFDTHLLEKGKSEELLSALGCQDFPPTSDCEDLLVEFLEVDANEDDRLMPSRSKEYPGQGVKPSHLDPDSDSGHGSYDSHSLLSEKCEEPQAYPPTFHIPEIIEKPENPEANIPPTQNPQSNIPYFHADVSKSSTWPLLPGQHMPRSPYHSIADVCKLAGGPVNTMASFLDKAGKNVLKFSKTLETGEKEEVALKEEMKSFHSETKQNTSWPLLQEKAPTVYTKPPDYVEIHKVNKDGGLSLFPKQRENNQTEKPGVPETSKEYAKVSGIMDNHILVLVPDSSAQNTALFGESAKKAPPSLEQNQSEKDLASFAAASSNCRLQLDWLSKQTQSGSTPGPSWTIP, encoded by the exons ATGAAGGAAAATATGCCATCTGCACTTGCTCTCATCCTACTTTTTCTCAACATCAGCCTTCTGAATG gacaATCACCACCCGGAAAACCAGAGATTCACAAATGCCGTTCCCCTGATAAGGAAACATTCACTTGCTGGTGGAAGCCCGGAACAGATGGAGGACTTCCTACCAATTACTCGCTGACTTACAGCAAAGAAGG AGAGAAAACCACCTATGAATGTCCAGACTACAAAACCAGTGGCCCCAACTCCTGTTTCTTTAGCAAGCAGTACACTTCCATATGGAAAATATATGTCATCACAGTAAATGCTACTAACCAAATGGGAAGCAGTGCCTCGGATCCACTTTATGTGGATGTGACTTACATAG TTGAGCCAGAGCCCCCACGGAACCTGACTTTAGAAGTGAAACagctaaaagacaaaaaaatgtatttgtggATAAAATGGTCCCCGCCCAGCATAACTGATGTAAAAACTGGTTGGTTTACAATGGAGTACGAAATTCGATTGAAGTCTGAAGAAGCAGATGAGTGGGAG ACCCATTTTACAGGACAGCAAACACACTTTAAGGTTTTTGACTTATATCCAGGACAAAAGTATTTTGTCCAGACTCGATGCAAGCCAGACCATGGATACTGGAGTAGATGGGGCCAAGAGAATTCCATTGAAATACCCAATG acttCACCTTGAAAGATACAACTGTGTGGATCATTGTGGCCATTCTCTCTGCTGTCATCTGTTTGATTATGGTCTGGGCAGTGGCTTTGAAGGGCTATAG CATGATGACCTGCATCTTTCCACCAGTTCCTGGGCCAAAAATAAAAGGATTTGATACTCATCTACTGGAG AAGGGCAAGTCTGAAGAACTGCTGAGTGCCTTGGGGTGCCAAGACTTTCCCCCAACTTCTGACTGTGAGGACTTGCTGGTGGAGTTTTTAGAAGTGGATGCCAATGAGGACGATCGGCTAATGCCATCCCGTTCCAAAGAATATCCAGGGCAAGGGGTTAAGCCCTCACACCTAGATCCTGACAGTGACTCTGGTCATGGAAGCTATGACAGCCATTCTCTTTTGTCTGAAAAGTGTGAGGAGCCCCAGGCCTACCCCCCTACTTTCCACATCCCTGAGATCATTGAGAAGCCAGAGAATCCTGAGGCAAACATTCCTCCCACCCAGAACCCCCAAAGCAACATACCCTATTTTCATGCAGATGTATCCAAATCTTCAACATGGCCTTTACTGCCTGGCCAGCACATGCCAAGATCCCCTTACCACAGCATTGCTGATGTGTGCAAGCTAGCTGGAGGTCCTGTGAATACAATGGCCTCTTTCCTGGACAAAGCAGGAAAAAATGTTCTGAAGTTTTCTAAAACCCTTGAGactggagagaaggaagaagtggCATTGAAAGAGGAGATGAAAAGCTTCCACTCTGAGACTAAACAAAACACATCGTGGCCACTGCTCCAGGAGAAAGCCCCCACTGTCTATACTAAACCGCCAGATTACGTAGAGATTCACAAAGTCAACAAGGATGGAGGACTATCATTGTTCCccaaacagagagaaaacaacCAGACAGAGAAGCCCGGGGTTCCTGAAACCAGTAAGGAGTATGCCAAGGTGTCTGGGATCATGGATAACCATATCCTGGTGTTAGTGCCAGATTCATCAGCTCAGAACACAGCTTTGTTTGGGGAATCAGCCAAGAAGGCACCTCCATCGCTTGAACAAAACCAATCTGAGAAAGATCTGGCCAGTTTTGCTGCAGCCTCGAGCAACTGCAGACTCCAACTGG
- the Prlr gene encoding prolactin receptor isoform X5 → MKENMPSALALILLFLNISLLNGQSPPGKPEIHKCRSPDKETFTCWWKPGTDGGLPTNYSLTYSKEGEKTTYECPDYKTSGPNSCFFSKQYTSIWKIYVITVNATNQMGSSASDPLYVDVTYIVEPEPPRNLTLEVKQLKDKKMYLWIKWSPPSITDVKTGWFTMEYEIRLKSEEADEWETHFTGQQTHFKVFDLYPGQKYFVQTRCKPDHGYWSRWGQENSIEIPNDFTLKDTTVWIIVAILSAVICLIMVWAVALKGYSMMTCIFPPVPGPKIKGFDTHLLETGSPSKHKVDPRLALPGRFHKLDNAGKFDC, encoded by the exons ATGAAGGAAAATATGCCATCTGCACTTGCTCTCATCCTACTTTTTCTCAACATCAGCCTTCTGAATG gacaATCACCACCCGGAAAACCAGAGATTCACAAATGCCGTTCCCCTGATAAGGAAACATTCACTTGCTGGTGGAAGCCCGGAACAGATGGAGGACTTCCTACCAATTACTCGCTGACTTACAGCAAAGAAGG AGAGAAAACCACCTATGAATGTCCAGACTACAAAACCAGTGGCCCCAACTCCTGTTTCTTTAGCAAGCAGTACACTTCCATATGGAAAATATATGTCATCACAGTAAATGCTACTAACCAAATGGGAAGCAGTGCCTCGGATCCACTTTATGTGGATGTGACTTACATAG TTGAGCCAGAGCCCCCACGGAACCTGACTTTAGAAGTGAAACagctaaaagacaaaaaaatgtatttgtggATAAAATGGTCCCCGCCCAGCATAACTGATGTAAAAACTGGTTGGTTTACAATGGAGTACGAAATTCGATTGAAGTCTGAAGAAGCAGATGAGTGGGAG ACCCATTTTACAGGACAGCAAACACACTTTAAGGTTTTTGACTTATATCCAGGACAAAAGTATTTTGTCCAGACTCGATGCAAGCCAGACCATGGATACTGGAGTAGATGGGGCCAAGAGAATTCCATTGAAATACCCAATG acttCACCTTGAAAGATACAACTGTGTGGATCATTGTGGCCATTCTCTCTGCTGTCATCTGTTTGATTATGGTCTGGGCAGTGGCTTTGAAGGGCTATAG CATGATGACCTGCATCTTTCCACCAGTTCCTGGGCCAAAAATAAAAGGATTTGATACTCATCTACTGGAG
- the Prlr gene encoding prolactin receptor isoform X4: MKENMPSALALILLFLNISLLNGQSPPGKPEIHKCRSPDKETFTCWWKPGTDGGLPTNYSLTYSKEGEKTTYECPDYKTSGPNSCFFSKQYTSIWKIYVITVNATNQMGSSASDPLYVDVTYIVEPEPPRNLTLEVKQLKDKKMYLWIKWSPPSITDVKTGWFTMEYEIRLKSEEADEWETHFTGQQTHFKVFDLYPGQKYFVQTRCKPDHGYWSRWGQENSIEIPNDFTLKDTTVWIIVAILSAVICLIMVWAVALKGYSMMTCIFPPVPGPKIKGFDTHLLELFYQKSNCEVAVQRHAATERLKYNHKSPGQQ, from the exons ATGAAGGAAAATATGCCATCTGCACTTGCTCTCATCCTACTTTTTCTCAACATCAGCCTTCTGAATG gacaATCACCACCCGGAAAACCAGAGATTCACAAATGCCGTTCCCCTGATAAGGAAACATTCACTTGCTGGTGGAAGCCCGGAACAGATGGAGGACTTCCTACCAATTACTCGCTGACTTACAGCAAAGAAGG AGAGAAAACCACCTATGAATGTCCAGACTACAAAACCAGTGGCCCCAACTCCTGTTTCTTTAGCAAGCAGTACACTTCCATATGGAAAATATATGTCATCACAGTAAATGCTACTAACCAAATGGGAAGCAGTGCCTCGGATCCACTTTATGTGGATGTGACTTACATAG TTGAGCCAGAGCCCCCACGGAACCTGACTTTAGAAGTGAAACagctaaaagacaaaaaaatgtatttgtggATAAAATGGTCCCCGCCCAGCATAACTGATGTAAAAACTGGTTGGTTTACAATGGAGTACGAAATTCGATTGAAGTCTGAAGAAGCAGATGAGTGGGAG ACCCATTTTACAGGACAGCAAACACACTTTAAGGTTTTTGACTTATATCCAGGACAAAAGTATTTTGTCCAGACTCGATGCAAGCCAGACCATGGATACTGGAGTAGATGGGGCCAAGAGAATTCCATTGAAATACCCAATG acttCACCTTGAAAGATACAACTGTGTGGATCATTGTGGCCATTCTCTCTGCTGTCATCTGTTTGATTATGGTCTGGGCAGTGGCTTTGAAGGGCTATAG CATGATGACCTGCATCTTTCCACCAGTTCCTGGGCCAAAAATAAAAGGATTTGATACTCATCTACTGGAG